The Streptomyces sp. HUAS CB01 genome has a segment encoding these proteins:
- a CDS encoding PaaX family transcriptional regulator: MAEQHTPRSLIVTLYGAYGRESAGPFAVAELIRLLGAVGVDAPSVRSSVSRLKRRGLLVPERTASGAAGYALSADARQLLDDGDERIFGGRAALLSDGWVLAVFSVPEAERHKRHLLRSRLGRLGFGTAAPGVWIAPARFFEETRHTLRRLQLDPYVDLFRGEHLGFAATAEAVGRWWDLAGVAKQHEEFLDVHGPVLRAWESRGETSAEEAYRDYLLALDSWRRLPYADPGLPAELLPAGWPGGRSAAVFSALHERLRDAGAGFVRSAGV, translated from the coding sequence ATCGTCACCCTGTACGGCGCGTACGGACGCGAGTCGGCGGGGCCGTTCGCGGTGGCGGAGCTGATCCGGCTGCTGGGGGCGGTGGGGGTGGACGCCCCTTCGGTGCGTTCGTCGGTGTCGCGGCTGAAGCGGCGGGGACTGCTCGTCCCGGAGCGGACGGCGTCCGGGGCGGCGGGCTACGCCCTGTCGGCCGACGCCCGGCAGCTGCTGGACGACGGCGACGAGCGCATTTTCGGCGGCCGTGCGGCGTTGTTGTCGGACGGCTGGGTGCTGGCCGTGTTCTCGGTGCCGGAGGCGGAGCGGCACAAGCGGCATCTGCTGCGGTCGCGTCTGGGCCGGCTGGGGTTCGGGACGGCGGCGCCGGGGGTGTGGATCGCGCCGGCGCGTTTCTTCGAGGAGACGCGGCACACGCTGCGGCGGCTGCAGCTGGACCCGTATGTGGATCTGTTCCGGGGCGAGCATCTGGGGTTCGCGGCGACGGCCGAGGCGGTGGGCCGCTGGTGGGACCTGGCGGGGGTGGCCAAGCAGCACGAGGAGTTCCTGGACGTGCACGGTCCGGTGCTGCGGGCGTGGGAGTCGCGGGGGGAGACGTCGGCCGAGGAGGCGTACCGGGACTATCTCCTGGCGCTGGATTCGTGGCGCCGGTTGCCGTACGCGGATCCGGGGCTGCCTGCGGAGCTGTTGCCGGCGGGCTGGCCGGGCGGGCGTTCGGCGGCGGTGTTCTCGGCGTTGCACGAGCGGTTGCGCGACGCGGGTGCGGGGTTCGTCCGGTCTGCCGGCGTGTGA